The DNA region GCTCGTCCAGCCGGGCGACGAAATATTGATGCTCGCCCCGCTCTACGACGCCTATCTGCCGCTGGTGGAGCGCGCCGGGGGCGTGGCGAGGGTGGTGAAGCTGACCCCGCCGGACTGGCGCATCACCCGCGACGCGCTGGAAGCGGCGATCACGCCCCGCACCCGCATCCTCCTGATGAACAATCCGGTGAACCCGACCGGCATCGTCCTGCGCGAGGCGGAACTGGCGCTGCTCGCCGACCTGTGCGTCACCCACGACCTCATCGCCCTGTGCGACGAAGTCTGGGAACAGACGGTCTATGACGGTGTCGCCCACCGCCCGCTGATGGGCTTCCCCGGCATGCGCGATCGCACCGTCAAGATCGGGTCTGCGGGCAAGATCTTCTCCGTCACCGGCTGGAAGGTCGGCTGGATGTGCGCCGCGCCGCCCATCGCCACCCTGCTCGCCCGCGCGCACCAATTCCTGACCTTCACCACCCCGCCGGGCCTGCAATGGGCTGTGGCGGAGGGGCTGGCCTATCCCGACGCCTGGTTCGCGGACCAGCGCGCCGCCTATCAGGCCTCGCGCGACCGATTGGCGCGCGGGCTTGCGGCCGCCGGTTATGCCGTGCAGCCCAGCGGCGCGACCTGGTTCCTGTCGATCGACTTGCGCGCGTCCGGCATCGCGCTGGACGATGTCACCTTCTGCGAACGGATCATCGCGCAAGCGGGCGTGGCGGCGATCCCGATCTCCGCCTTCTATCCGGACGACCCCGTCACCCACCTCGTCCGCCTCTGTTTTTCCAAGACCGACGCGACGCTGGACGCGGCCATCAGCCGGCTGGCGACTTTCCGCGCAGCGCTGGGCTGAAGAATAACCACCGCGCCAGGGAGAAGCCAAGACAGGCTTGCGACATCCGCCGCCCGCCGCTAAGTTCCCTTTTCGTTCTTATCGGGAAAACTACATGGACAGCCTGGCCGCCCTCTTGATCCTTATCGCGTTGCTGATCGGCCTGGCCGTCGGCTGGCTGCTCAAGGGCAAGGCACTGGCCCCGCTGGCGGCGGAAAAGGCGGATCTTGGCGCGCGGCTGGACCTCGCCACCACCCAGCGCAATGGCGCCATCGCCGAACTGGCAGTGGAACAGGAGCGCGTCGCCCAGGCCGAAACCCGCATCGCCCGGCTCGAATCCGCGCAGGTCGCAGCCGACCAGCGGTTCGAGGCGGCACAGGCCGCCGCCGCCCAACGCCTCGACGCCGTGCAGGCCGAACGCGAAGGCGCGCTGCGCGACCTGGCGTCGCTCCGCTCCGATACGCAGGCGCGTACCCACGCCTTCGAACAGCAGATCGCGGCCCTGAAGGACGCCAAGGAACAGCTGTCCGCCCAGTTCAGCGAAATCGGCGGCAAGCTGCTCGAATCGGCGCAGACTCAATTCCTGACCCGCGCCGACCAGCGCTTCGCCCAGGCGAATGAAAAGAGCGAGGCGCAGCTCAAGACCCTGCTCAATCCAGTCGAAACTACGCTCAAACGCTATGAGGAAGGGCTGGCCCGCGTCGAAAAGGACCGCGTCGGCAGCTATGCCGAACTGCGCGAAGCGGTGCAGCAGGTCCATTTGGGCCAGGGACAGGTGCGGGAGGAAACCGCCAAGCTGGTCAATGCGCTGCGCGCCGCGCCCAAGACGCGGGGCCGCTGGGGCGAGCAGCAGTTCAAGAATCTCATCGAAACCGCGGGCCTCTCCCCCTTCGTCGATTTCAAGGAAGAAGTGTCCGTTGCCGTCGAAGCCAATGGCGCTGAAACCCGGATGCGCCCCGACTTCATCATCAATCTGCCCGGCGACCAGCAGATGGTGGTCGACGTCAAATGCTCGCTCGTCGCCTATCTGAACGCCGTCGATCAGGTCGATCCCGCCCTACGCGACGCCCATATGCTCGACCATGCCCGCGCCATGCGCACCCATGCCGACGCGCTGGGGCGCAAGGCCTATTGGGAACAGTTCGCCAAGGCGCCCGACTTCGTCATCATGTATGTGCCGGGCGACAATTTCGTCACCGCCGCGCTGGAAGCGGACATGGATTTGTGGGAACGCGCGGCCAAGAACCGCGTCATCATCTGCGGTCCCGCCACCTTCCTGCCGCTCGCCCGCACGCTGGCGGGTCATTGGCGCCAGGCCAAGATGCAGGAACAGGCGCAGCAGGTCGGCCATCTCGGCAAGGAGCTTTACGAGCGCCTCGCCGTTGCGGCGACGCACCTCAAGCGCCTTGGCTCCGGCCTCAACAGCGCGGTGTCCAACTATAACAGCTTCATCGGCAGCTTCGAAAGCCGCGTCCTCTCCACCGGCCGCAAGTTTCGCGACCTCGACATCGAAACCGGCGGCAAGGAGATCGAGGCGATGGAGCCGCTCGACGTGCTGGCCCGCGACGCCCAGACCGACGAAGCCCGTGCCCTCCCCGCAGCGGAATGAGCCGATAGAGGAACAAGCACGGCCTAGCGGCGTCTCTTCTGTACAAGCGACATGGACGATGGTGTCCAGGATAGTCGCGGGTCGGAGAGCGTCATGTGGAAGTCCATAACCCTGCGCCGTCCGTTACGACGGCCCGAAGAAAAAGCGCCCAGCGATACAGCCGCGTTCGGTGGCGGCGGTGATCAGGATCACCCCTTTGCCGACCTGATGGCGAAGCTGGACAAGATCCCCTATCGCCGCAAGCTGCGATGCGCCTTCGGTCGTTGATCGATCGGGCATCATGACTGCTGGCACGCGCTGTCCTACTCGGGCGGGTCATGCTAATATCAAGCTGCATTGACCAGAACCTGTAGAGCGTTGTTCCCCGGCCCTTCGACTGCCTGCCAAGGCAGGCGCTCAGGATAAACTTCGGCCAACGGCCGAAAGCCGGGGTCCAGTTCCGCCCTCTGGAATGGACCCCGGCCCTCGCCGGAGAACGCTCTGATCATCCTGGTGAATCATTATCATCGCTTTGATATAAGTCTGTGTCCGAAGACCCTGCCTGCGCCTCGCGCTTAGATAATGTCCTACTTTTGTTCCAAAATGTCGCAATTGGTGGGAAATGTGCGAAGTTAAGCTTGCCGGTTCCAACAACGCCGCCAGCCTACTTCGTGCCAGCGCCACAAGATCGCGGCCCTTCCCATCGCCCCCTCGCGCTGGCATGGCGGGGTCCATGACATCCATCGGCCCCCGCATCGGCCTGCTCGGCGGCTCCTTCAACCCGGCGCATGGCGGCCATCGCGCTATCTCCCTGTTCGCGATCCGCGCGCTGGGACTGGACGAAGTCTGGTGGCTCGTCTCCCCCGGCAATCCCTTAAAGCCTGCCAAGGGCATGGCCCCGCTCCCCGCCCGGCTCGCCCATGCCCGCCATGTCGCCCGCCGCGCCCCGATTCGCGCCACCGCGATCGAACGGCAACTGGGCACCCGCTACACCGCCGATACGCTACGCGCGCTGACCCGGCGCTATCCGCACCATCGCTTCATCTGGTTGATGGGGGCCGATAATCTGGCGCAATTCGACCGGTGGAAGGACTGGCGCGGCATCGCCCGGCAAATGCCCATTGCCGTC from Sphingobium sp. HWE2-09 includes:
- a CDS encoding aminotransferase; protein product: MPDRPLGHPVYRDMPTTIFEHMSARARDTGAINLGQGFPEGDGPPDILQAAADALRTRSSQYPPMPGLIELRTAVADHYSRHQQLDLSPQEVIVTSGATEALAASLLALVQPGDEILMLAPLYDAYLPLVERAGGVARVVKLTPPDWRITRDALEAAITPRTRILLMNNPVNPTGIVLREAELALLADLCVTHDLIALCDEVWEQTVYDGVAHRPLMGFPGMRDRTVKIGSAGKIFSVTGWKVGWMCAAPPIATLLARAHQFLTFTTPPGLQWAVAEGLAYPDAWFADQRAAYQASRDRLARGLAAAGYAVQPSGATWFLSIDLRASGIALDDVTFCERIIAQAGVAAIPISAFYPDDPVTHLVRLCFSKTDATLDAAISRLATFRAALG
- the rmuC gene encoding DNA recombination protein RmuC, whose protein sequence is MDSLAALLILIALLIGLAVGWLLKGKALAPLAAEKADLGARLDLATTQRNGAIAELAVEQERVAQAETRIARLESAQVAADQRFEAAQAAAAQRLDAVQAEREGALRDLASLRSDTQARTHAFEQQIAALKDAKEQLSAQFSEIGGKLLESAQTQFLTRADQRFAQANEKSEAQLKTLLNPVETTLKRYEEGLARVEKDRVGSYAELREAVQQVHLGQGQVREETAKLVNALRAAPKTRGRWGEQQFKNLIETAGLSPFVDFKEEVSVAVEANGAETRMRPDFIINLPGDQQMVVDVKCSLVAYLNAVDQVDPALRDAHMLDHARAMRTHADALGRKAYWEQFAKAPDFVIMYVPGDNFVTAALEADMDLWERAAKNRVIICGPATFLPLARTLAGHWRQAKMQEQAQQVGHLGKELYERLAVAATHLKRLGSGLNSAVSNYNSFIGSFESRVLSTGRKFRDLDIETGGKEIEAMEPLDVLARDAQTDEARALPAAE
- a CDS encoding nicotinate-nucleotide adenylyltransferase, whose translation is MTSIGPRIGLLGGSFNPAHGGHRAISLFAIRALGLDEVWWLVSPGNPLKPAKGMAPLPARLAHARHVARRAPIRATAIERQLGTRYTADTLRALTRRYPHHRFIWLMGADNLAQFDRWKDWRGIARQMPIAVIARPGYGSAARGSVAMSWLRRFVRSARQSADWTNWRPPALVLLRFRPDPRSATLLRQADPLWHREYEATCVRDPLTRRLIV